Proteins from a genomic interval of Spea bombifrons isolate aSpeBom1 chromosome 4, aSpeBom1.2.pri, whole genome shotgun sequence:
- the DNAJC2 gene encoding dnaJ homolog subfamily C member 2 — protein sequence MLLEAKPEHVTVVTRTLSAASVLCQVEPVGRWFEAFIKRRNRNVSASFQELEDEKESSEESEDEEFQIEEFALLKTLDPKDWKNQDHYAVLGLKNLRYKATQKQIKAAHKAMVLKHHPDKRKAAGEQIVEGDNDYFTCITKANEILSDPLKRRAFNSIDPTFDNSVPSKNEGKDNFFQAFAPVFERNSRWSNQKNVPKLGDMNTSIEDVDAFYSFWYNFDSWREFSYLDEEEKEKAECRDERRWIEKQNKAARAQRKKEEMNRIRTLVDNAYSSDPRIKKFKEEEKARKEAEKKAKADAKRKEQEEREKQKQAELEAIRLVKEKEDEEARQQALLAKKEKEIQKKAIKKERQRLRTSCKNWSYFSDKEAESVKMMEEIEKLCDRLELASLQSLNETLSASSKEEGKLAVEKQITEVNAQLRKEKEEEEARMRQSTKGADQSASAGGGGSSKSWSEDDLQLLIKAVNLFPAGTNARWEVIANYMNLHSSSGIKRNAKDVINKAKSLQKLDPQQKDDINKKAFDKFKKEHKVVPQSVDNAVPSERFEPPGDSTPWTTEEQKLLEQALKTYPVNTPERWEKIADAVPGRSRKDCMKRYKELVEMVKAKKAAQEQVLNATKAKK from the exons ATGCTCCTTGAAGCCAAACCCGAGCATGTCACCGTGGTCACCAGGACCCTGAGTGCAG CCTCAGTACTATGCCAGGTCGAACCTGTGGGAAGATGGTTTGAAGCCTTCATCAAACGAAGAAACAGGAACGTTTCCGCCTCGTTCCAGGAGTTAGAGGATGAGAAGGAGTCATCTGAAGAGTCTGAGGATGAAGAGTTTCAGATAGAAGAATTTGCACTTTTGAAAACGCTCGATCCCAAGGACTGGAAG AACCAAGATCACTATGCTGTACTCGGACTGAAGAATTTGAGGTATAAGGCCACACAGAAGCAGATCAAAGCAGCAC ATAAAGCAATGGTCCTGAAACACCATCCAGACAAGAGAAAAGCAGCCGGGGAGCAGATTGTTGAAGGTGACAATGACTACTTCACATGCATCACCAAGG CAAATGAAATTCTATCTGACCCACTGAAGAGGAGAGCGTTTAACAGCATCGATCCAACTTTTGACAACTCTGTACCTTCCAAAAATGAAGGCAAAGACAACTTCTTTCAAGCATTTGCACCTGTGTTTGAGAGAAACAGCAG GTGGTCAAACCAGAAAAATGTCCCAAAACTTGGAGATATGAATACATCTATTGAAGATGTGGATGCCTTTTATTCTTTCTG GTATAATTTCGATTCTTGGAGAGAATTTTCATACttggatgaagaggaaaaagaaaaggcgGAGTG CCGTGATGAGAGGCGGTGGATTGAGAAACAGAATAAGGCAGCCCGAGCAcagaggaaaaaagaagaaatgaacAGGATAAGAACATTAGTTG ACAATGCATATAGCAGCGACCCTAGAATAAAGAAATTTAAAGAAGAGGAGAAGGCTAGGAAAGAAGCAGAAAAGAAAGCCAAAGCTGATGCCAAGCGGAAAGAGcaggaagaaagagaaaag CAAAAACAAGCAGAGCTAGAAGCTATACGGCTggtaaaagagaaagaagacgAGGAGGCCAGACAACAAGCCCTACtcgcaaaaaaagaaaaagaaatacagaagaAAGCCATAAAGAAGGAACGTCAGAGGCTGCGGACATCATGCAAG aattggAGTTATTTCTCTGATAAAGAAGCAGAAAGTGTGAAAATGATGGAAGAAATTGAAAAACTGTGTGACCGCCTTGAGTTAGCTAG TTTACAGTCCTTGAATGAGACCTTGTCAGCCAGCTCAAAGGAAGAAGGGAAACTTGCTGTAGAAAAACAG ATTACAGAAGTGAATGCCCAACTGcgaaaagagaaagaggaggaagaggctCGCATGCGACAGTCTACAAAAGGAGCAGATCAGTCTGCGTCAGCAGGAGGGGGAGGCAGCAGCAAATCCTGGTCTGAAGATGACTTACAATTACTGATAAAAGCTGTCAACTTGTTTCCAGCTGGGACTAATGCAAG GTGGGAAGTTATTGCCAATTATATGAACCTACACTCCAGCTCTGGAATTAAACGCAATGCAAAGGATGTTATCAATAAAGCAAAGTCCCTGCAGAAACTAG ATCCCCAGCAAAAGGATGACATAAATAAGAAAGCATTTGACAAATTCAAGAAGGAACACAAAGTTGTACCTCAGTCCGTAGATAACGCCGTACCTTCTGAACGCTTTGAAC CGCCTGGAGACTCCACTCCCTGGAccacagaagaacaaaaactgCTAGAGCAAGCTTTAAAGACATACCCTGTGAACACCCCCGAGAGGTGGGAAAAAATAGCAGACGCTGTCCCTGGCCGCTCCAGGAAAGACTGCATGAAGAGATACAAG GAACTGGTTGAAATGGTGAAAGCCAAGAAAGCTGCTCAAGAACAAGTGCTGAACGCTACAAAGGCCAAGAAATGA
- the PSMC2 gene encoding 26S proteasome regulatory subunit 7 has protein sequence MPDYLGADQRKTKEEEKEDKPIRALDEGDIALLKTYGQSTYSRQIKQVEDDIQQLLKKINELTGIKESDTGLAPPALWDLAADKQTLQSEQPLQVARCTKIINADSEDPKYIINVKQFAKFVVDLSDQVAPTDIEEGMRVGVDRNKYQIHIPLPPKIDPTVTMMQVEEKPDVTYSDVGGCKEQIEKLREVVETPLLHPERFVNLGIEPPKGVLLFGPPGTGKTLCARAVANRTDACFIRVIGSELVQKYVGEGARMVRELFEMARTKKACLIFFDEIDAIGGARFDDGAGGDNEVQRTMLELINQLDGFDPRGNIKVLMATNRPDTLDPALMRPGRLDRKIEFSLPDLEGRTHIFKIHARSMSVERDIRFELLARLCPNSTGAEIRSVCTEAGMFAIRARRKVATEKDFLEAVNKVIKSYAKFSATPRYMTYN, from the exons ATGCCTGACTACCTGGGAGCGGACCAGAGGAAAACCAAGgaagaggagaaggaggataAGCCTATCCGGG cactggatgaaggcgacatCGCGTTGTTAAAAACCTAT ggaCAGAGTACATATTCCCGTCAGATTAAGCAAGTAGAAGATGATATACAGCAGCTTCTTAAGAAAATCAATGAGCTCACAG GAATTAAAGAATCCGATACTGGACTTGCTCCCCCAGCTTTATGGGACTTGGCTGCCGATAAACAGACTCTTCAGAGTGAGCAACCACTTCAAGTGGCCAG atgtacaaaaataatcaaTGCTGACTCGGAGGAtccaaaatacattattaatgtgAAACAGTTTGCCAAGTTTGTGGTGGATCTCAGTGATCAGGTTGCTCCTACAGATATAGAAGAGGGCATGAGAGTTGG TGTGGACAGAAACAAGTACCAGATCCACATACCTCTGCCTCCTAAAATTGATCCAACAGTTACTATGATGCAG GTGGAAGAGAAGCCTGATGTCACATACAGTGATGTTGGTGGTTGTAAGGAGCAAATTGAAAAACTAAGGGAAGTTGTTGAAACACCACTTCTTCAT CCAGAACGATTTGTCAATCTTGGCATTGAGCCTCCAAAAGGAGTACTCTTATTTGGACCCCCTGGAACTGGCAAAACTTTGTGTGCTCGTGCAGTGGCTAACAGAACTGATGCCTGCTTCATCAGGGTCATCGGGTCAGAATTGGTCCAGAAATACGTTGGAGAG GGAGCGCGTATGGTGCGTGAACTGTTTGAGATGGCCAGGACAAAGAAAGCATGTCTTATTTTCTTTGATGAAATTGATGCAATCGGCG GAGCTCGTTTTGATGATGGCGCTGGGGGTGATAATGAGGTCCAGAGAACCATGCTGGAATTGATCAATCAGTTGGATGGATTTGACCCCAGAggaaatattaaagtactaatGGCAACAAACAGACCTGACACCTTAGATCCAGCACTCATGAGGCCTGGAAGACTGGATCGAAAAATTGAATTCAGTTTACCTGATCTTGAG GGCCGTAcccatatatttaaaattcatGCTCGTTCTATGAGCGTCGAGAGAGATATAAGATTTGAACTGCTGGCTCGACTGTGTCCCAATAGCACAG GTGCTGAAATTCGTAGCGTGTGCACAGAGGCGGGTATGTTTGCTATCAGAGCACGCCGCAAAGTTGCAACAGAGAAAGATTTCTTGGAGGCTGTGAACAAGGTCATTAAGTCGTATGCGAAGTTCAGTGCAACCCCTAGATACATGACATACAATTAG